In Zingiber officinale cultivar Zhangliang chromosome 6A, Zo_v1.1, whole genome shotgun sequence, a single genomic region encodes these proteins:
- the LOC121996210 gene encoding pentatricopeptide repeat-containing protein At3g18110, chloroplastic-like, whose product MTLTAIAGPLLCLPLPSRRISLTTTSAAAASSQATPLPTEPHPPPREFHYPRADPSVRWPHLKIEELSDVPQFSAASSSLPHSLPEEPDRDSDPPEDTETDSFETIDSKQSRTRAKKMTKLALKRARDWRQRVQFLADRILALAPSAHVADVLDRRGVQMTPTDLAFVVRTVGRSSWNRALEVFEWLTLRRRHAPSPRLLAIIISILGRAHQDALAAEVFQLSFPDEATDISVQVYNAMMGVYARTGKFTKVQELLGLMRDRGLEPDLVSFNTLINAKAKARALSPGSALELLQEVRRSGLRPDAITYNTLISACSLVSNLGDAVKIFKDMETSRCQPDLWTYNAMISVFGRCGMTMEAERLFRELGARGFLPDAVTYNSLLFAFAKDGDEEKVEKLCEEMVGSGFKKDEITYNTIIHMYGKQSRFDLVVRFYDEMKNVGCNPDAVTYTVLIDSLGKANRITEAGQVMEEMLNAGVRPTLRTFSALICAYAKAGMRAEAVHAFDHMVKVGIKPDHLAYSVMLDVLLRSNELRKAMVLYRGMMQDGFRPDQGLYQSMLEVFSKEVDNEKINEIVKDMEEVSMMNPQVIAALLVKGGCFIQGAEMLKKAISYGYEPDRQCLLSILSAFAASQRQAESMALLKLLRENSPNSHCLITESSIIMHCKNLQLEDAMMEYNNTRTSSFGHCSHTVSLYECMIMSFEEAELFWEASQLFSDMKVIGLEPSQDIYKSMISTYCKLGFPETAHNVFDHAARAGILLPDTSVYVTLIETYGKLKLWQKAESFARELRLQCKIDRNVWNALINAYAESGLYEQARAIFDMMMKNGPSPNVDSINGLMRSLVVDDRLNELFVVVEDLQDLNFKISKSTIMIMLDAFTRAGNIFEVKKIYNGMKASGYFPTMNIYTSMLTLLSRGKRVKDVEAILAEMEEAGFKPDLTIFNLLLKMYTSIEDFRKTLEIYKLIKDSEFEMNEDTYNTLIMMYSKDLRPEEGFSLLNEMKKKGLVPKLDAYKSLLAACCKDQLWEQADELFESMRPKGYKLDRAFYHIMMKIYRNSGNHSKAESLLFQMKEDGVKPTIATMHLLMVSYGSAGQPQEAEKVLTSLKNSGQELSTLPYCSVIDGYFKVGDYNMGIAKFLEMKKDGVEPDHKIWTCFIRAASLCKQTNDAILLLNALGNNGFDLPLRILSGKDQSAIMDLENLLEESKSLGEDASFNFVNAMEDLLWAFERRATASWIFQLAIRKNIYRHDIFRVAEKDWGADFRKLSPGAALVGLTLWLDHMQDASLQGSPESPKSVLLITGTAEYNLVSLEKTVKAYLWEMGSPFLPSRTRTGIMVAKAHSLRMWLKDSCFCLDLELKDGSSLPETNSMKLTEGYFMRVGLLPTFKHIHERLGQIRPKKFARLALLSEESREKIMNTDLQGRKEKMEKMKAKGIPRSRKLNRFQMKYLRRQHKSPAALN is encoded by the exons ATGACGCTGACGGCGATCGCCGGCCCACTACTATGTCTCCCCTTGCCCTCTCGCCGTATCTCTCTCACCACCACTTCTGCGGCCGCCGCTTCCTCCCAGGCCACTCCACTCCCCACGGAGCCCCACCCACCCCCTCGCGAGTTCCACTACCCCCGTGCGGATCCCTCCGTCCGGTGGCCTCACCTTAAGATCGAAGAACTCTCCGACGTTCCTCAATTCTCTGCCGCCTCTTCCTCACTCCCCCACTCCCTACCCGAGGAGCCCGACCGCGATTCCGATCCTCCCGAGGACACCGAGACGGATTCTTTCGAGACGATCGACAGCAAGCAGAGCCGCACGCGCGCGAAGAAGATGACTAAGCTCGCTCTCAAGCGCGCCCGTGACTGGCGCCAGCGTGTCCAGTTCCTCGCCGACCGGATCCTAGCTCTCGCCCCCTCTGCCCACGTCGCCGATGTGCTTGACCGCCGTGGCGTCCAGATGACTCCCACCGATCTCGCCTTCGTCGTCAGGACCGTCGGACGTTCCAGCTGGAACCGCGCCTTGGAGGTGTTCGAGTGGCTCACTCTCCGTCGCCGCCACGCCCCCAGCCCCCGTCTCCTTGCCATTATAATCTCTATCCTTGGACGTGCCCATCAGGATGCCCTCGCCGCTGAGGTTTTCCAGCTTAGCTTCCCTGACGAGGCTACCGATATCTCTGTCCAGGTGTATAATGCAATGATGGGGGTTTATGCTCGGACTGGGAAGTTCACCAAGGTTCAGGAGCTGTTGGGCTTGATGCGAGATAGGGGTCTCGAGCCTGACCTTGTCAGCTTCAACACCTTGATCAATGCAAAGGCAAAGGCCCGAGCTTTGTCTCCAGGATCCGCGTTGGAGCTGCTCCAGGAGGTCCGAAGATCAGGTTTGAGGCCTGATGCCATCACCTATAACACCCTTATCAGCGCCTGCTCCCTTGTGTCAAATTTAGGGGATGCCGTGAAGATTTTCAAAGACATGGAGACGTCTCGTTGCCAGCCTGATCTTTGGACGTACAATGCCATGATCTCTGTGTTTGGCCGCTGTGGGATGACAATGGAAGCAGAAAGGCTATTCCGTGAATTAGGTGCAAGGGGCTTCTTGCCTGATGCTGTCACATacaattcattgctttttgcttTTGCCAAAGATGGTGACGAGGAGAAGGTCGAGAAACTTTGTGAGGAGATGGTGGGTTCAGGCTTTAAGAAGGATGAGATAACTTATAACACAATCATCCACATGTATGGGAAACAGAGTAGGTTTGATTTAGTAGTTCGATTCTACGATGAAATGAAAAATGTTGGGTGCAATCCTGATGCAGTGACCTACACTGTGCTCATTGATTCGCTTGGAAAGGCAAATAGGATAACAGAAGCAGGGCAAGTGATGGAAGAGATGCTCAATGCAGGCGTGAGGCCAACATTAAGGACCTTCAGTGCTCTGATATGTGCGTATGCCAAGGCTGGTATGCGGGCTGAGGCAGTGCATGCGTTTGACCATATGGTTAAAGTGGGAATCAAACCTGATCATTTAGCTTATTCAGTAATGTTGGATGTATTGCTGAGATCAAACGAGCTGCGGAAGGCAATGGTGCTGTATAGGGGTATGATGCAAGATGGATTTAGGCCAGATCAGGGCCTCTACCAGTCTATGTTAGAGGTTTTTTCTAAGGAAGTGGATAATGAGAAGATAAATGAAATTGTAAAGGACATGGAAGAGGTGAGCATGATGAATCCACAAGTTATAGCTGCACTTCTAGTCAAGGGAGGATGTTTTATCCAAGGAGCAGAGATGTTAAAGAAAGCTATTTCGTATGGTTATGAACCTGACCGACAATGCCTGTTATCTATATTGTCTGCTTTTGCAGCTTCACAAAGGCAAGCTGAATCAATGGCCCTGCTTAAGCTTCTGCGGGAAAATTCACCAAACTCACATTGTTTGATAACAGAATCTTCAATAATTATGCATTGTAAAAATCTGCAATTGGAAGACGCCATGATGGAGTACAATAACACAAGGACATCCAGTTTTGGACATTGCAGTCACACTGTCAGCCTGTATGAGTGTATGATAATGTCCTTTGAAGAGGCTGAATTATTCTGGGAAGCTTCTCAGCTGTTCTCGGATATGAAAGTCATTGGTCTTGAGCCTTCTCAAGATATCTACAAGAGTATGATTTCCACATACTGCAAATTAGGATTCCCAGAAACGGCTCACAATGTGTTTGACCATGCGGCAAGGGCAGGTATATTGCTTCCTGATACTTCAGTTTATGTTACATTGATTGAGACATATGGGAAATTGAAACTGTGGCAAAAGGCAGAAAGCTTTGCTAGGGAACTCAGACTACAATGTAAAATTGATCGGAATGTTTGGAATGCTCTTATTAATGCTTATGCTGAGAGTGGGCTCTATGAACAAGCACGGGCAATCTTTGATATGATGATGAAGAATGGCCCTTCACCAAATGTAGATTCCATCAATGGACTTATGCGATCATTGGTTGTCGATGATAGATTAAATGAACTTTTTGTTGTTGTCGAGGATTtgcaagatttaaattttaaaatctccaaAAGTACTATTATGATTATGCTTGATGCATTCACAAGAGCTGGAAACATCTTTGAGGTTAAGAAGATATATAATGGAATGAAGGCATCTGGATATTTTCCTACCATGAACATATATACTAGTATGCTTACTTTATTGTCCCGTGGAAAAAGGGTCAAAGATGTTGAGGCAATTCTAGCagagatggaggaagctggattTAAACCTGATCTCACCATCTTCAACTTGCTACTTAAGATGTATACAAGTATTGAGGATTTTAGGAAAACATTAGAGATATATAAACTTATCAAAGATTCTGAATTTGAGATGAATGAAGATACTTATAATACCCTCATAATGATGTATAGTAAGGATCTGAGGCCTGAAGAAGGTTTTAGTCTGCTGAATGAGATGAAGAAAAAGGGACTGGTGCCAAAATTAGATGCCTACAAAAGTTTGTTGGCTGCATGTTGTAAAGATCAGCTATGGGAACAAGCAGATGAACTTTTTGAGAGCATGCGACCAAAGGGATACAAATTGGATCGCGCTTTCTATCACATAATGATGAAAATATATAGGAATTCTGGAAACCACTCTAAGGCTGAAAGCTTACTTTTCCAAATGAAGGAGGATGGTGTTAAGCCAACAATTGCCACAATGCACTTGCTTATGGTTTCTTATGGATCTGCTGGGCAACCGCAAGAAGCAGAAAAGGTCCTAACTAGCCTGAAGAATTCTGGTCAAGAACTCAGCACGTTACCTTACTGTTCTGTTATAGATGGATATTTTAAGGTAGGTGATTATAACATGGGAATTGCTAAGTTTCTTGAGATGAAGAAAGATGGTGTGGAACCAGACCATAAAATATGGACATGTTTTATTAGAGCTGCAAGTTTGTGCAAGCAAACAAATGATGCTATTCTTCTTCTTAATGCCCTAGGCAATAATGGTTTTGATCTCCCTTTAAG GATTTTGAGTGGGAAAGATCAGTCAGCAATCATGGACCTAGAGAATTTACTAGAAGAATCAAAATCTCTTGGGGAAGATGCTTCCTTTAACTTTGTCAATGCAATGGAAGACCTTCTTTGGGCATTTGAACGCCGTGCAACTGCCTCATGGATATTCCAACTAGCAATcaggaaaaatatatatagacaTGATATCTTCCG AGTTGCAGAAAAAGATTGGGGTGCTGATTTCCGTAAGTTGTCACCTGGTGCTGCTCTTGTTGGACTTACACTCTGGCTTGACCATATGCAG GATGCTTCATTACAGGGTTCACCTGAGTCACCTAAGTCAGTTCTCTTGATCACTGGAACTGCAGAATACAACCTGGTTTCATTGGAAAAAACTGTAAAAGCATATCTTTGGGAAATGGGTTCACCATTTTTGCCGAGTAGGACTCGAACCGGCATCATGGTGGCAAAAGCCCACTCTCTTAGGATGTGGCTGAAAGATTCTTGTTTCTGTTTGGACCTTGAGTTGAAAGATGGAAGTTCTCTTCCAGAGACAAATTCAATGAAGCTCACGGAAGGATATTTCATGAGAGTTGGTCTCCTTCCAACCTTTAAACATATACATGAACGGTTAGGCCAAATAAGACCAAAGAAGTTTGCCAGATTGGCCTTATTGTCAGAGGAGAGCAGGGAGAAGATCATGAATACTGATTTACAAGGTAGGAAGGAAAAGATGGAAAAAATGAAGGCAAAAGGAATTCCTAGGTCAAGAAAATTAAACAGGTTTCAGATGAAATATCTCAGGCGTCAACATAAATCACCAGCAGCATTAAATTAG